CAGGGAAGAGCCGGCCTTGCGCGTCAGCACCACACTGCTGTCGGTCAGGGCGCGGCTATTGTTCATGACCGCCGACACTTGCTGGGTGCCGTTCTGCAAGCCGGCCACCAGGCCTTCGATTTCTTCGGTGGATTTTTGCGTGCGCTGGGCCAGGCCACGAACTTCGTCGGCCACCACCGCAAAACCACGACCGGCTTCACCGGCACGGGCCGCTTCGATGGCGGCGTTGAGGGCCAGCAAGTTGGTCTGCTCGGCCACGGCTTTGATCACGTCCATGACGCTGCCGATCTTGTCGCTTTCCTGCTGCAGTACGCTCATGGCTTCAGTGGAGCGCGCCACTTCGCTGGCCAGACGCTCGATCTGGGCGATGGCTTCGTTGACCACTTTATCGCCTTCGCGTGCTTCGCCGTCAGCGGCGGCCGCAGCCCGGGAGGCTTCTTCAGCGTTGCGCGCGACTTCCTGCACGGTGGCCGTCATCTCGTGCATGGCGGTGGCCACCTGATCGGTCTCGATTTTCTGGCTGTTGACCCCGGCGCTGGTTTGCTCGGTCACGGCTGACAGTTCTTCGGCGGCGCTGGCAATCTGGGTGACGCCGTCGCGGATACCGCTGATCAAATCGCGCAGGGTCGCACCCATGCGAGCAATGCCTTGCTGTAACACGCCGAGTTCGTCGCGGCGAGTCACTTTGACGTCCTGAGACAGATCGCCGCCGGCGATGCGCTCGACCACGGCCAAGGTATCGCGCAACGGGCCGGTGATCTGACGGGTGATGATCACGGCGGCAATGACGCCCACCAGCAACGCCAGCAACGTGCTGATCAGTTGCAGCGTGCGGGCCTGGGTGCTTTCGACGTCACGACGTTCAAGTTGGATCTGATACAGCTGATCGCTCAGCGCCACGATGGTGGCACCTTGTTCGGTCATTTCCTTGCGCGCCTGCACCGCATCGGTGTTAGTGGCTTTATACGCTTGCAAGGCGCTGCGGTAGTGGTTCAGCGCGGTTTCCAGCTGACGCAGAGCCTCTTGCTGAGTCTGTGCAAAAAGCACGTTGAGCTGTTCCAGGCTGGCGATAGCCGCATCCAGCTGGGAAACGGCTTTTTGCTCGGTCTCGGCGTTGGGGTTGGCGGTGTAGCCACGCACTTCGTAGCGAGCCAGGATGAACGCTTCCCTGGCTGAAGTGATGGCCTGGAATTGTTCGAAGCGTTGATCGCTCAGGGGCATTTGCTGCACGCGAGTGCTGATCGCTTCAATCAACTGGCTGGCTGTTTCAGCGTTGGCGCCCATGGCATCGCGGGCGCTGTTACCGGTGCGGTAGGCGCTGCGCATTTTGTTCAGGGATATCTGGTAAGCGCTGATGGTCGCGCTCTGGTCTTTGAGCAGCTTGAGATTGTCCGGGCTCTTGAAACTCGACAGCAACGCTTGTTGTTGAGCGACGAAGCCATCGAGAGTGTTCTGCACAGTTTGTGCGGCGGTTTCATCGCCGTTGGTCAGCATGTATTGCAGGCGAACCACACGCAACTTGGTCAAGCCGGCGTTGAGCTGAGTGATGTCGCTCATCCAGTTGCTGCGGTCAATCAACCCGCCCAGGCTCGTCCAGCCGGTCAAGGCGAGGACGCAGGTCAATGCCAGGACCATGCCGAATCCCAGGCCCAGTTTCAGGTTCACGCTGATATTACCGAACCAGCTATTCATCAATATTCCTCCAGGAACGCTGTGCTACTTGATCGTCGGTTGGCTGGAAGATTGTTGTTTTAAGAGCCAGCAAGGGGTAACAGGTCTATATCGGCAGCAATCGCGTGAGCTGAAAGGATTTTGTTGGAGCGATTCTGTAACAACATTTTTTGGACGGGTCTTAAGCTTTTTTTCACATGGGTTTCACCGGCTACCGACGTGCGCCTCTTTACCCTCGCGATCGAATGAATGGGATGCCATGCCGGCAAGGCGGCTTGATGTGGAATTGAGACTGAGTCTGTTCGGGATAAAACGCTCGATTGATCTGAGCCGTTTGGCCCGTTATCGAAATATAGGGGTCGTGCTGGCCTCGGCGCTGTTGGTGATTCCACTGACCCTATGGCTGTTGCGGCCTGCTGCCGTCCCGGAC
The window above is part of the Pseudomonas sp. B21-048 genome. Proteins encoded here:
- a CDS encoding methyl-accepting chemotaxis protein, coding for MGATLRDLISGIRDGVTQIASAAEELSAVTEQTSAGVNSQKIETDQVATAMHEMTATVQEVARNAEEASRAAAAADGEAREGDKVVNEAIAQIERLASEVARSTEAMSVLQQESDKIGSVMDVIKAVAEQTNLLALNAAIEAARAGEAGRGFAVVADEVRGLAQRTQKSTEEIEGLVAGLQNGTQQVSAVMNNSRALTDSSVVLTRKAGSSLENITRTVSNIQSMNQQIAAAADQQNAVAEEISRSIINVRDVSEQTAAASDETAASSVELARLGNQLQLMVSHFRV